The following proteins are co-located in the Pedobacter sp. FW305-3-2-15-E-R2A2 genome:
- a CDS encoding polysaccharide deacetylase family protein, which produces MKSTLLKLAAFSALSLSACIGSSQAGKENSVAVDVSASATTNAVKDSLSSKAATAAEVIAKKEVPVLCYHQIRDWKASDSKRAHDDIIPPANFSQHIKMLADSGYHTILPDELYDYLNYGKKLPEKPIMITFDDTDLDQYTVGAKELKKYGFKGVFFIMTVSIGRPRYMSKAQIKELSDEGHVIASHTWNHKNFAQFTDEDWEVQIDKPTKTLETITGKKVEYFAYPYGVSKAENLHKLKEHGFKAAFILSTKRDPNYPLFTIRRIIDPGTYTARNLYNSINKSFK; this is translated from the coding sequence ATGAAAAGTACCTTATTAAAATTGGCCGCTTTCTCGGCATTGAGCCTTTCCGCTTGTATTGGCAGTAGCCAGGCAGGTAAAGAAAATTCTGTCGCCGTCGATGTTTCTGCATCAGCCACTACAAATGCTGTTAAAGATAGTTTAAGCAGTAAGGCCGCTACCGCAGCGGAAGTAATCGCTAAAAAGGAAGTTCCTGTGCTGTGTTATCATCAAATCAGGGATTGGAAAGCCAGCGACTCGAAGCGTGCACATGATGATATCATTCCACCTGCGAACTTCAGTCAGCATATAAAAATGTTGGCAGATAGTGGCTACCATACCATTTTGCCGGATGAATTATATGATTACCTGAATTATGGAAAGAAACTTCCTGAAAAACCAATTATGATCACTTTTGACGACACGGATCTGGATCAGTATACCGTAGGTGCCAAAGAGTTAAAAAAATATGGTTTTAAAGGGGTATTTTTTATCATGACCGTTTCCATCGGCCGGCCACGTTACATGAGCAAGGCTCAGATTAAAGAGCTTTCTGATGAAGGACATGTGATCGCCAGTCATACCTGGAATCATAAGAATTTTGCACAGTTTACAGATGAAGACTGGGAAGTTCAGATTGATAAGCCGACGAAAACTCTGGAGACCATTACCGGAAAAAAGGTGGAGTATTTTGCTTATCCGTATGGGGTTTCCAAGGCAGAAAACCTGCACAAACTGAAAGAACATGGCTTTAAAGCTGCTTTTATCTTGTCTACGAAACGGGATCCGAACTATCCTTTGTTTACGATCCGCAGGATTATAGATCCCGGGACTTATACTGCCAGGAACCTATACAACAGCATCAATAAAAGTTTTAAATAA
- a CDS encoding DPP IV N-terminal domain-containing protein gives MKKLYTPLLLSLCMGYGAMAQTKTFTITESTVAAPKANYQLASRFSPAKLKKMVYSTAVDPHWLKLSNRFWYEYETPSGKEWYLVDPSAKTKKKIFDNAKLAAEITTIIRDPFDAQHLPLENLKFSSDEKAVTFEVKSSIDELKKDRKDKKAADSMQKKIYFFNYVLASAKLTEVSNYAKPKAKPTWGSVAPDSSAIIFTRNYNLYWMDKENYKKAVKNEEDSTIVENQLTKDGLKFYAYGSNGDGENNEENEKNNKKRRRAYVLWSPNSKYFVLNRTDSRKVKDLWVINNISAGRPTLETYKYQMPGEPEAPIDEMLLFDFSAKTYKKLNTAAFKDQSVSAWGAPSLNKDRDNEFRPSIWLGNNSKIYFSRTSRDLKRVDVCTVDIHTGTVAPLIDERFNTYVEVNRPGLVNDGKEIIHWSERDGWGHFYLFDATGKLKNQITKGAFHCEDIVNIDEKNRVLYFTANGRESKEDPYYVHLYRINFDGSGIKLLNAGDYDHAISMNDEAKFFVDNFSRVNTAPKAVVMDNNGRVVMNLETTDLSLLMATGYKFPEPFKVKADDGITDIYGVMYKPFDFDPNKKYPIIEYVYPGPQTEAVNKTFSKSMDRTERLAQFGYIVITVGNRGGNPARSKWYHTFGYGNLRDYGLADKKAAVEQLADRNPFIDASRVGITGHSGGGFMSTAAMLVYPDFFKAAVSNAGNHDNSIYNRWWSEKHHGVKEIISAKGDTTFKYSIDKNPDLAKNLKGHLMLMTGDIDNNVHPANTIRVANALMKAGKRFEFVIVPGQRHGFGDLTEYTFWKLADHFNKYLIGDFSQTDRVDVVEMEREIEQKK, from the coding sequence ATGAAGAAACTTTACACTCCACTTTTATTGTCGCTTTGTATGGGGTATGGTGCGATGGCACAAACAAAAACCTTCACGATTACAGAGTCAACAGTAGCTGCACCGAAAGCCAATTATCAGCTGGCATCGAGATTTTCACCTGCAAAGCTTAAGAAAATGGTCTATTCCACCGCGGTAGATCCACATTGGCTGAAACTGAGCAATCGTTTTTGGTATGAATATGAAACTCCATCGGGAAAAGAATGGTACTTGGTAGACCCATCGGCGAAAACCAAGAAGAAAATTTTTGACAATGCAAAACTGGCGGCAGAGATCACCACGATCATTCGCGATCCTTTTGATGCACAACACCTGCCTTTGGAAAACCTGAAGTTTTCCAGTGATGAAAAAGCGGTAACCTTCGAAGTCAAAAGTTCTATCGATGAGCTTAAGAAGGATAGAAAAGACAAAAAGGCAGCGGATTCCATGCAAAAGAAGATCTATTTCTTCAATTATGTGCTGGCCAGTGCCAAGCTGACTGAAGTGTCGAATTATGCCAAACCTAAAGCAAAACCCACCTGGGGTTCTGTAGCTCCGGATTCTTCAGCCATCATCTTTACCAGAAATTATAACCTGTACTGGATGGATAAAGAAAACTATAAAAAAGCAGTTAAGAACGAAGAAGACAGTACCATCGTAGAAAACCAACTGACTAAAGACGGTCTGAAATTCTATGCTTATGGAAGTAATGGTGATGGTGAGAATAATGAAGAGAACGAAAAGAACAACAAAAAGAGAAGGAGAGCCTATGTATTATGGTCGCCAAATTCTAAGTATTTTGTATTAAACAGGACGGATAGTCGTAAGGTAAAAGACCTTTGGGTGATCAATAACATCAGCGCCGGAAGACCAACACTGGAAACCTATAAGTACCAGATGCCTGGCGAGCCGGAAGCACCGATCGATGAAATGTTGTTGTTCGACTTCAGCGCCAAAACCTATAAAAAACTGAATACTGCTGCCTTCAAAGACCAGAGCGTTTCTGCCTGGGGCGCTCCTTCATTAAATAAAGACAGAGATAACGAATTCAGACCTTCCATCTGGTTGGGTAATAATAGTAAAATCTATTTTTCAAGAACCAGCAGAGATTTGAAGCGGGTAGATGTTTGTACCGTAGATATCCATACCGGAACCGTGGCTCCCCTGATTGATGAACGCTTCAATACTTATGTGGAGGTGAACCGTCCTGGATTGGTAAACGATGGAAAAGAAATCATCCACTGGTCGGAACGCGACGGATGGGGGCACTTTTACTTGTTCGATGCTACCGGGAAATTGAAAAATCAAATCACTAAAGGTGCTTTCCATTGCGAAGATATCGTAAATATAGATGAGAAAAACAGGGTGCTTTATTTTACTGCCAATGGTAGAGAAAGTAAAGAAGATCCTTATTATGTGCATTTATACCGTATTAATTTTGATGGTTCCGGAATCAAATTGTTAAACGCCGGCGACTATGATCACGCAATCAGCATGAATGACGAAGCGAAGTTCTTTGTAGATAACTTCTCCAGAGTCAATACCGCACCTAAAGCAGTGGTGATGGACAACAATGGAAGAGTGGTAATGAATCTGGAAACCACAGATCTTTCTCTGTTAATGGCGACAGGTTATAAATTCCCTGAACCCTTCAAAGTGAAAGCTGATGATGGCATCACTGATATTTATGGCGTAATGTACAAGCCATTTGATTTCGATCCTAACAAGAAATACCCGATCATCGAATACGTTTATCCTGGCCCTCAAACGGAAGCGGTAAATAAAACCTTTAGTAAGAGCATGGACAGAACAGAACGCCTGGCACAGTTCGGTTACATCGTAATCACTGTAGGGAACCGTGGAGGTAACCCTGCCAGGTCCAAATGGTATCATACTTTTGGTTATGGAAACCTGCGTGATTATGGATTGGCAGATAAAAAAGCGGCGGTCGAACAATTGGCAGATAGAAATCCATTTATCGATGCAAGCAGGGTAGGAATTACGGGGCATTCAGGTGGTGGCTTCATGTCTACGGCTGCAATGTTGGTTTATCCTGACTTCTTTAAAGCTGCAGTATCCAATGCAGGAAACCATGACAATAGTATCTATAACCGTTGGTGGAGTGAGAAACACCATGGGGTGAAAGAAATCATTTCTGCAAAAGGTGATACGACCTTTAAATACAGCATCGACAAGAATCCAGACCTGGCTAAAAACCTGAAAGGACATTTGATGCTGATGACAGGTGATATCGACAATAACGTACATCCTGCAAATACCATCAGAGTGGCTAATGCCTTAATGAAAGCAGGGAAAAGGTTTGAGTTTGTGATCGTTCCCGGTCAACGCCATGGTTTCGGCGACTTAACCGAATATACCTTCTGGAAATTAGCGGACCATTTTAACAAATACCTGATTGGAGATTTTTCTCAAACAGATCGGGTAGATGTAGTGGAAATGGAAAGAGAGATAGAACAGAAAAAATAA
- a CDS encoding 3-oxoacyl-ACP synthase, which translates to MQDIKEKLYLLCLNFIEQRIQTAETALEQSREASNDDTKSSAGDKFETTREMMQQDISRNKRLLMDAQQNLQLLNSIKDTPSNDKVRNGNLVYTSEGVFYISISAGQLTLDGESVFAISAASPIGNLLIGKEKEASFDFNGKHYLIKEII; encoded by the coding sequence ATGCAAGACATTAAAGAAAAATTATATCTGCTTTGTTTGAACTTCATAGAACAGAGAATCCAAACCGCAGAAACGGCATTGGAACAGTCGCGTGAAGCGAGTAATGACGATACTAAAAGTAGTGCAGGGGATAAGTTTGAGACTACGCGGGAAATGATGCAACAAGACATCAGCAGGAACAAAAGGCTGCTGATGGATGCGCAACAAAACCTGCAGTTGCTAAATTCTATCAAAGATACCCCCTCAAATGACAAGGTAAGAAACGGAAATCTGGTCTATACCTCCGAAGGTGTTTTTTACATCAGCATCAGTGCCGGACAATTAACACTGGATGGCGAAAGTGTTTTTGCGATTTCTGCCGCTTCTCCAATCGGCAATCTGCTGATTGGTAAAGAAAAAGAAGCATCTTTTGATTTTAATGGCAAACATTACCTGATTAAAGAAATTATTTAA
- a CDS encoding glycosyltransferase family 10 codes for MKIKFFSDYDKTENLLKRFMMNYNVYDQALQFTTDDDYDYAVVFNRSYQKIKDAAKVITIVQEPSWSTVHPNNQFLTNSDYLIIHDRELFENLYQIELGKKVFEAPSYMFFHDHVDKSFFQAAEQVPKTKKLSMIVSSLAMDVGNYGKRLRLVRKILASDLDIDIYGKGYNLTDERYKGMLEFKHTGLMPYEYSIAVENCQEKNYITEKFVDCVLCNTIPIYSGAPNVSEVYNEKYFRTINLDSPTIIDDIREIIKTPAPKQIVDSNKDRYFKQRNTYQLIKDIVKLDSQIN; via the coding sequence ATGAAAATCAAATTTTTCTCAGATTATGATAAAACAGAAAACCTTTTAAAAAGGTTCATGATGAACTACAATGTATACGACCAGGCCCTGCAATTTACGACTGATGATGATTACGATTATGCCGTGGTTTTTAACCGGTCGTATCAGAAAATCAAGGACGCCGCGAAAGTGATCACGATTGTTCAGGAACCTTCCTGGAGTACGGTACATCCTAATAATCAATTTCTGACGAACAGTGATTATTTAATCATTCACGACCGGGAATTGTTTGAAAACCTATATCAGATTGAACTGGGAAAGAAGGTCTTCGAGGCGCCTTCCTATATGTTTTTTCATGATCATGTAGACAAGTCCTTTTTTCAGGCAGCGGAACAGGTTCCCAAAACGAAGAAGTTATCTATGATTGTCTCTTCTCTGGCGATGGATGTCGGTAATTATGGAAAACGCTTACGTTTAGTTCGTAAGATCTTGGCTTCTGATCTGGATATTGATATTTATGGCAAGGGGTATAACCTTACTGATGAACGTTATAAAGGAATGTTGGAATTTAAACATACCGGTTTGATGCCTTATGAATATTCTATTGCTGTAGAAAATTGTCAGGAGAAAAATTACATTACCGAAAAATTTGTTGACTGCGTATTGTGCAATACCATCCCGATTTACAGTGGGGCACCTAACGTCTCAGAAGTATACAATGAAAAATATTTCCGGACCATCAATCTCGATAGCCCCACAATTATTGACGACATCAGGGAAATTATTAAAACCCCTGCGCCAAAACAGATAGTAGACAGCAATAAAGACCGGTATTTTAAACAGCGCAATACCTATCAGCTGATCAAAGATATCGTGAAGCTGGATTCACAAATCAATTGA
- a CDS encoding glycosyltransferase family A protein: MKTQDPLISCICVTKNRPLLLQRAIACFDMQDYPNKELVISYPVNDLVTKSIIDQIEGLSEIRIVRLERHDTEKLGTSRNNAVLAANGEFVCFWDDDDWYNEDRISQQFMVLKDGPFKASILMHVLMHDSEIKESYYSLYHYFEGTLLCEKEILLQTACLDLDRREFSPIVPFLLSKNALFHIIERPELYIHIYHGNNALGETHFNYFLLQSTPLQKEVNQQVLNMTNLDYYHLKNLTE, encoded by the coding sequence ATGAAAACACAAGATCCTTTAATTTCCTGTATATGTGTCACTAAAAACAGGCCATTGTTGTTACAGCGGGCAATTGCCTGTTTCGATATGCAGGATTACCCTAATAAAGAGCTGGTGATATCTTATCCGGTAAATGACCTCGTTACTAAAAGCATTATTGATCAGATAGAAGGATTATCTGAAATAAGAATCGTTCGGTTGGAACGACATGATACAGAGAAACTGGGAACATCCAGAAATAATGCCGTTCTGGCTGCAAATGGAGAATTTGTTTGTTTTTGGGATGATGATGATTGGTATAACGAGGATAGAATTTCCCAACAGTTTATGGTACTTAAAGACGGTCCATTTAAAGCAAGCATTCTGATGCATGTTCTGATGCACGATAGTGAAATTAAAGAGAGCTATTATTCCTTATATCATTATTTTGAAGGAACACTGCTGTGTGAAAAAGAAATCTTGTTACAAACCGCCTGTTTAGATCTGGATAGAAGAGAATTTAGTCCTATTGTTCCTTTTTTATTATCAAAAAATGCACTATTTCATATTATAGAGCGGCCCGAGCTGTATATTCATATTTATCATGGTAATAATGCATTGGGAGAGACGCACTTCAACTACTTTCTATTGCAAAGCACCCCACTTCAAAAAGAAGTTAATCAACAAGTTTTGAATATGACTAATCTTGACTATTATCATTTGAAAAATCTTACTGAATAG
- a CDS encoding ATP-binding cassette domain-containing protein encodes MISVSNLSLRYGKRTLFEDVNLKFTHGNCYGVIGANGAGKSTFLKILSGEVNQTSGSVAFTPGERMAVLKQNHYEFDEFTVIETVMMGHKELYDIMKEKDAIYLKEDFTDKDGERAGELENRFAEMDGWNMESNAATMLSNLGIKEEHHYKQLKELDGNQKVRVLLAQALFGNPDILLLDEPTNDLDIDTIAWLENFLADYQSIVLVVSHDRHFLDAVCTHIVDIDFSKMSTYSGNYTFWYESSQLALKQRSDQNKKLEEKVKELQEFIQRFSANASKSKQATSRKKALDKIDISEIKASSRKYPAILFNNLGREAGDQILQIENLSNTSNGEVMFKNVSFMVNKGDKIAVLSQNSLATTAFYNVLTGREKNYTGEFKFGVTINVADIPNDNTPYFEGKDENLVDWLREYSGTDQDEQFVRSFLGRMLFSGEEVLKNVKVLSGGEKMRCMFSQMMLRHANLLLFDEPTNHLDLESITALNNGLKDFKGTALFTSRDHALTESVATRVIELTPKGVIDKMMSYDEYITSEDVAQLRAEMYK; translated from the coding sequence ATGATTTCAGTTTCTAACTTATCCCTCCGTTACGGAAAGCGTACCTTATTTGAAGATGTGAACCTAAAATTTACTCATGGCAACTGCTATGGTGTAATTGGGGCTAACGGCGCAGGTAAATCGACCTTCCTTAAAATTCTTTCAGGTGAAGTAAACCAGACTTCTGGTAGTGTAGCTTTTACTCCTGGCGAACGTATGGCGGTTTTAAAACAAAACCACTATGAGTTTGATGAATTTACGGTGATTGAAACCGTAATGATGGGTCACAAGGAATTGTACGACATCATGAAGGAGAAAGATGCCATCTATCTGAAGGAAGATTTCACAGATAAAGATGGTGAACGTGCAGGTGAGCTGGAAAACAGGTTTGCAGAAATGGACGGCTGGAACATGGAAAGCAATGCGGCAACCATGTTGAGCAATTTAGGTATCAAAGAAGAACACCACTATAAACAACTGAAAGAGTTAGATGGTAACCAGAAAGTACGTGTGTTATTGGCACAGGCATTATTTGGAAACCCGGATATACTTTTGCTGGATGAGCCTACCAACGATTTGGACATTGATACCATTGCCTGGTTAGAAAACTTCCTTGCAGACTATCAGAGTATCGTATTGGTGGTATCTCACGACAGGCACTTTTTAGATGCGGTATGTACGCATATCGTTGATATTGACTTTAGCAAAATGAGCACCTACTCGGGTAACTATACCTTCTGGTATGAGTCAAGTCAGCTTGCTTTGAAACAACGCAGTGACCAGAATAAAAAACTGGAAGAGAAAGTTAAAGAACTTCAGGAATTCATTCAGCGCTTTAGTGCAAATGCTTCGAAATCTAAACAGGCAACTTCACGTAAGAAAGCCTTAGATAAAATCGACATTTCTGAGATTAAAGCTTCCAGCAGAAAATACCCTGCGATCTTGTTCAACAATCTGGGCAGAGAAGCGGGAGATCAGATTCTACAAATCGAAAACTTATCGAATACTTCGAATGGAGAAGTGATGTTTAAAAACGTCAGCTTCATGGTAAATAAAGGGGATAAGATTGCCGTTCTTTCTCAGAATAGTCTTGCCACTACTGCTTTCTATAACGTATTGACCGGTCGTGAAAAGAACTATACAGGTGAATTTAAATTTGGAGTAACCATTAATGTGGCTGATATTCCGAATGACAATACTCCTTATTTTGAAGGTAAAGATGAGAACCTGGTAGACTGGTTGCGTGAGTATTCAGGTACCGATCAGGATGAGCAGTTTGTAAGAAGTTTCTTAGGCAGAATGTTGTTCTCGGGTGAGGAAGTATTGAAAAATGTAAAAGTGTTATCAGGTGGTGAGAAAATGCGTTGTATGTTCTCACAGATGATGTTGAGACATGCGAACTTATTGTTATTTGATGAACCAACGAATCACCTGGATTTAGAGTCGATCACGGCATTAAATAATGGGTTGAAGGATTTCAAAGGGACAGCACTATTTACTTCACGAGATCATGCGTTAACGGAGTCTGTGGCGACAAGAGTAATTGAGTTGACTCCAAAAGGAGTAATTGATAAGATGATGAGCTATGATGAGTATATCACGAGTGAAGATGTAGCTCAGTTAAGAGCGGAAATGTATAAATAG
- a CDS encoding glycosyltransferase, which produces MDHVLNNKDFEDYDISVVMSFYKKMKDFRRVLPVNAPYFQRNGLEVIIALDEPTECEELIEFIKEYPDINWRIIVNSKEHEWRNPCKAWNVGIRHATKKYILVVDPECEFLTDVVYHLKYAAELYGNYFYTGRVAFVDYAYKAGPHTEKTQKFSNYGSFLTKKEHIEKVSGYTEAFNIWGGEDDNLRAKLTHIGVLKAEVATALILHREDETDGAVSRAGKTLALPPELLNKAFAPDEQDFINPNWGRDFEEIRYDYLKLID; this is translated from the coding sequence ATGGATCATGTTCTCAATAACAAAGATTTTGAAGATTATGACATCTCCGTTGTGATGTCATTCTATAAAAAAATGAAAGACTTTAGAAGAGTTTTACCAGTCAATGCCCCTTATTTCCAGAGAAATGGCCTAGAGGTCATCATTGCATTAGATGAACCAACTGAATGCGAGGAATTAATTGAATTTATCAAGGAATACCCGGATATCAACTGGCGAATCATTGTAAACAGCAAAGAACATGAATGGCGCAATCCATGCAAAGCCTGGAATGTAGGGATTAGACATGCCACAAAAAAATACATCCTGGTAGTTGATCCGGAATGTGAATTTCTTACAGACGTAGTTTACCACCTAAAGTACGCCGCTGAATTGTACGGAAATTACTTCTATACTGGCAGAGTTGCTTTCGTAGATTATGCCTATAAAGCCGGCCCTCACACGGAGAAAACACAGAAATTCTCCAATTATGGAAGCTTCTTAACTAAAAAAGAACACATAGAAAAAGTATCTGGCTATACCGAAGCTTTCAATATTTGGGGTGGAGAGGATGATAACTTACGCGCAAAATTAACGCATATTGGTGTTCTGAAAGCCGAAGTAGCAACGGCATTAATCCTCCACCGCGAAGATGAAACTGATGGGGCTGTTTCCAGAGCAGGTAAAACCTTAGCGCTTCCCCCAGAACTGCTCAATAAAGCATTTGCACCCGACGAACAGGACTTTATTAACCCAAACTGGGGGAGAGATTTTGAGGAAATCCGATATGATTACCTAAAGCTCATTGATTGA
- a CDS encoding nitroreductase: protein MEKEIDILSRIIQRRRSIFPVSYTEQEIPVELIRQVLESANYAPTHKLTEPWRFIVFRNEGKMKLGAELARLYKETIPEHQFLQKKYDSILEKAAQANCIITLNAALHSDKVPEWEELAALACAVQNMALTAEALNIGAYWSSPGLIEALGSFLNLEKNEKCFGLFYMGYHNEVPRDAKRTPMADKVKWVES from the coding sequence ATGGAAAAAGAAATAGATATATTAAGTCGTATTATTCAACGTCGCCGCAGTATCTTCCCGGTTAGCTATACAGAACAGGAGATTCCGGTAGAATTAATCAGGCAGGTGTTGGAGAGTGCAAATTATGCGCCTACACATAAGCTGACAGAGCCATGGCGTTTCATTGTTTTCAGAAATGAAGGTAAAATGAAACTTGGTGCTGAGCTGGCCAGACTATATAAAGAAACAATACCAGAGCATCAGTTCCTGCAAAAGAAATACGATAGTATTCTGGAAAAAGCTGCACAAGCAAATTGTATCATTACCTTAAATGCAGCTTTACACTCAGACAAAGTCCCTGAATGGGAAGAACTTGCTGCCCTTGCGTGTGCCGTACAAAATATGGCATTGACGGCGGAAGCCTTAAATATTGGTGCTTACTGGAGTTCTCCGGGCCTGATTGAAGCGCTTGGTAGTTTTCTAAATCTTGAAAAGAATGAAAAATGCTTTGGCCTTTTCTATATGGGGTACCATAATGAAGTGCCGAGAGATGCAAAAAGAACTCCGATGGCAGATAAAGTAAAATGGGTAGAATCATAA
- a CDS encoding polysaccharide deacetylase family protein — MKYTFLPLFAAAVIFTAGCQSKSQSNGTDKNTKDTLTATTDGTNTATAEEGQATTGDISKMKVADAKTILARKQVPILCYHQVRDWRAKDSKAAKDYIIPIATFKDHMKMLADSGYHTILPDQLYDYLNNGTKLPSKPIMLTFDDTDLDQFTIAAPEMKKYGFKGVFFVMTVSLGRPNYMSRDQVKALSDMGHVIGSHTWDHHNVKKYQGQDWVTQIEKPTKTLEEITGKNIHHFAYPFGLWNPEAIPELKKRGMKSAFILATKRDENDPLFTIRRIIASGYWSSKTLSNSIKNSF, encoded by the coding sequence ATGAAATACACCTTCTTACCCCTTTTCGCTGCGGCGGTAATTTTTACTGCAGGATGCCAGTCAAAATCACAAAGCAACGGCACCGACAAAAATACGAAAGATACGCTGACGGCAACGACAGACGGCACAAATACGGCTACCGCTGAAGAAGGTCAGGCTACTACCGGCGACATCTCCAAAATGAAGGTTGCCGATGCGAAAACCATCCTTGCACGCAAACAGGTTCCTATATTATGTTATCATCAAGTACGCGACTGGAGAGCGAAAGACTCCAAAGCGGCTAAAGATTATATCATTCCAATTGCGACCTTCAAAGACCATATGAAAATGCTGGCTGATAGTGGTTACCATACGATTCTTCCTGATCAGCTATATGATTATTTAAACAATGGCACGAAATTACCGAGCAAGCCTATCATGCTGACTTTTGACGATACCGATCTTGATCAGTTTACCATTGCAGCTCCGGAAATGAAAAAATACGGATTCAAAGGAGTATTCTTTGTGATGACCGTTTCCCTGGGAAGGCCAAACTACATGAGCAGAGATCAGGTAAAAGCGCTTTCTGATATGGGCCATGTGATCGGTTCTCATACCTGGGATCACCATAATGTTAAAAAATACCAAGGACAGGATTGGGTAACACAAATTGAAAAACCAACAAAGACTTTAGAAGAGATCACCGGAAAGAATATCCATCATTTCGCCTACCCTTTTGGATTGTGGAATCCGGAGGCTATTCCTGAGCTTAAAAAAAGAGGGATGAAGTCGGCCTTTATCCTGGCGACCAAGCGTGATGAAAATGACCCTTTATTTACCATCAGAAGAATCATCGCCAGCGGCTACTGGAGTTCAAAAACACTAAGTAACAGCATTAAAAATAGCTTCTAA